The genome window GACACGTGCAGCCCCTCGATGCACGACAAGATAGGCCACATCCTGGGCCTGATCTGACCGCGTCGGCGGACAATCCATCACTTCAACTCCAGGACCATTACAGCAGACTAGGAACCCGCTCGGTGACACTTCGAGCGGCGGCAATGTTCGAACCTGCCTCATCTGGTCATCTTACGGTGTTGAAGGCTCTGACGATGCGGCCCGTCTGATCCAGCACACCCGGGCCGCCTGACTCAAAACAGCAAGCGCCCCTAAGACCGGGGTCCCGGGGGCGCTTGCTACTGCAACAGGAAGCAAGTGCGGGCCAATCCTCGCTCGTGCAGCTGAAATGCAGGGTTGCATTTGGTGCGCCAAACAAGGATTTGAACCTCATCCACCCGGCCGTTCGGACGCAACCTATTATGAGAAATGGACTTTCTCCACCACGTCATCGTACATGACGATCCGATGGCGAACCCGCTGACGTCTGGCGAGGGTCTCTGTGACGCTGCATTGACGCAGACCGGAACGCTGCAAAACGACGCACCGCCGTCGCACTGAGAAATCCACCGGCTTCGATGCGGGCTTCTCATTCGCTCGGTTTTCGGGGGCGGCGCGATCGAATCGGTTTCCAGACCCCCTTCGAACCGGATCGAAACGCCGGACTGCGAGACTGCTGTTGCAGGACGAAGCGCGTCAGAGTGCCCGCGTCCTGGTTCCCCGATTCAAAGTGGAACGGGGCACGCAATGAAATCGCAGGGAATCCGAGAATTCCAGGGTTGGCACGCGCCGTGCAACCGCTACAACACGTCCATTCATTCACCCATTAATACCGTGTCGTTCACCTCGGGGACCTGTTCACATTCGGCCGAGGCTTTCATTCTCCCCAGGACACGGATTGCCCCGCGTTGCCCAAGGCAACGCGGGGTTTTTCATGCGCGGTGCTGGTTCTGATCGGGTCCAGGAGGACCCTGGTTGGGAGTGCAGAGGGGCCTGTGTCGTTTTATTGGCCCTTTGCCCGCCGGAGGCTTGGCCCGTCGGGAGATGTCTGCAGGAGTACGTGTCCAGGCGCGGGCGACGTGCCGGATGCCCCTTCACCTGAGACGCGGGGATTGCAAAGCGAGCGGTATCGGGTGAGGGAGTCCTCAACACGGGTCCCACAAAGCGGACGTCCGTTGTGTCCCACGGTTCCTCATGGAAGCGCCTCCGGCGGCAAGGGTCTGTGTCATTTCTGTGGCCCTTGACCTCGGCTGCCGTCGCACGTTGGGTTTGAGCGAGCAGTGCTGTGCCGGCAAGGACGCTGTTCGAGGCGGCGGCGTTGACCGACGCACGGCGAACAGGCCACAGTGAGCATCGCTCACCTGCCCCAGCGCTCTCCCGTTCCCCAGCCGCGCCCTCTTCCCCGCTATGTCCGTCATCTGGGATCTCCACTGCCACCTGTCCGGCATCGCCGGGCGGACCGTCGACGAACGGATGGCCAACCTCATCCGATACGCCGACCGGATGGGCGTCGCCCGCCTCGTCCTCTCGATGGGGACCTCCTTCCTCCAGGAGCCGACCCCGGAACAGTTTCGCCAGCAGAACGACGACGTCGTCCAGGCCCTCTCGCACTGGCATCACCGGGCCTTCGGCCTCGCCTACATCAACCCGCACTTCCTCCCCGAATCGCTCGCCGAGATCGACCGACTCGTCGCGAACGGGCCGATGATCGGGATCAAGCTCTGGGTCGCCCGCCGCTGCTCCGACTCCTCGCTCGACGCTATCGTCACCCGCTGCGCCGAGCTCAAGGCCCTCATCTTCCAGCACACCTGGATCAAAACGACCGGCAACCTCGCCGGAGAGTCGACGCCCCTCGACCTCGCCGAACTGGCCCGCCGGCACCCCAGGATCCCCATGATCCTGGGGCACTGCGGCGGAACCTGGGAGCTGGGGATCCGGGCCGTCCGCGACCTGCCGAACGTTTCGGTCGAGACCGCCGGGTTCGATCCGACCGCCGGCATGGTCGAGATGGCGGTGAAGGAACTTGGAGCCGAACGGGTCCTGTACGGGAGCGACGCCCCCGGCCGCAGCTTCGCGTCGCAGATCGCCAAGGTCGCGGGAGCAAACGTGACTGATCCGCAGAAGGACCTGATCTACAGCCGGAACCTGCAGCGGATGCTCGATCCGATTCTGCGAGGGAAGGGAGGCCGGCCATGATCGATGTCAACACCGCCCTCGGCTTCTACCCCTTCCGCCGCCTTCCTGACGACACGCCGGACCGACTCGCCGAGCGGCTGCGGAAGCACGGCGTCACCGAAGCCTGGGCGAGCTCGCACGAGGGTCTGCTGCACCGCGACTTCGGCAGCCTCAACGCCCGCCTGGCCGAGGAATGCCGACGGCATGGCGATGGGCTCTTCCGGCCAATCGGAGTCGTCCATCCCGGCCAGCCCGACTGGGAGGAGGAGGTTCGCCGCTGCGCCGAGATCCACGGCATGTCCGGGGTTCGGCTCTTCCCGGCCTACCACCAATACGACTTTTCGCTGCCGGCGGTCGCGCGGCTCTTCGACCTCGCGGTCGAGCGGAACCTGTTCGTGCAGGTTCTGTGGCGGGTCGAAGACGAGCGGACCGAGCATCCGCTGCTCCAGCCGAAGAAGCTTGACGCCGCGCCGCTCGTCGAGCTGGTCGCGGCCCGGCCGAAGCTGCGACTGTTGCTCCTCAATGCTCAGCGCGACATCCGGACCGAGACTGCGGGACGGCTGATCCAGGCCGGGGACGTCTCGTTCGACATCGCCGGCCTCGAAGGGGCGGGGGGAATCGAGCGGTGGATCGCGCAGCACCCGCCCGAGCGGCTGCTCTTAGGAACCTATGCCCCGGTGTTCCTCGCCGAGTCCGCCGTCCTCAAGCTGCGGGAATCCGAGATCCCCGGGCCGATTCAGGAGAAGATCGTTCGCGGGAACGCCGAGCGCCTCCGAAGGGGATCGGCCGAGGCGAAGTCGTAAGCCGTCGCGTGTGTGCCCCAAAAGTCGGTGGAGAATCCGACGGGCGGCTTGAGGGGAAGACATCGAGAGGTCGAGGCGACAGAGGGAACGCGTTCGCGAACGTTCGCGGCTCAGCGGGAGCTTCGCCCTCCCGGGGGGTTTCCTGTTCCTCGGTGGACTGCTCCTCCCTCTTCTCCGTGATCTCTGTGTTTTTTTCTTCCGGAGGAGTTTTGAAACACAGAGGAACGGAGGAGATAGAGAAGAAGAGGAGGGAGCGGGGGGAGACATCGGGTACGGGAGCCACCGATGCGGCTCAGCAGGAGCTTCGCCCTCCCGGGGGTTTTCCCCGTTCCTCGGCGGACTGCTCCTCCCTCATCTCTGTGCCTCTGTGTTTTTTCTTCCGGAAGAGGTTTGAAACACAGAGGAACGGAGGACACAGAGAAGAAGAGGAGAGGGTGGGCGGAGACATCGGGTATGGGAGCCACCGATGCGGCTCGGCAGGAGCTTCGCTCTCCCTGTCCCCGACGATCAGGTCTTTCTTACCCGAGAGATGCCACCGACTTTCCAGACACACACACCATCGCGCGGCTCAGGCCAGCAGGTCGGGAACGACCTCGCCGGTCGGGACGAGACGGTGCGGCCGCTTGAGCGCGTCGTGGATCTCGGTGTCGTGCGGGATCCCGAGAGCGTGGTACATCGTGCAGATCAGGTCGCCCGGCGTCATGGCGTTTCGGGCCGGGTAGGCTCCGACGGCGTCGCTCGCCCCGTAGACGAGCCCCTTAGCGAACCCGCCTCCGACCATCATCAGCGAGTAGCACCAGTTCCAGTGATCGCGCCCCGCCTGCGCGTTCACCTTGGGAGACCGGCCGAAGTCTCCGAGCACCGCGACGAGGGTCCGGTCGAGACGGCCCCGCTCCGCGAGGTCCTCGATGAGGCTCGCGCAGGCGGAGTCGAACTGCGGCAGGAGTTCGTCCCGGAGCTTGGCAAAGTTGTTGCCGTGCGTGTCCCAGGTCGCGTTGGCGTCGGGTGCCCAGGAGACCGTCACGAGCCGTGTGCCGGCCTCGATCAGCCGTCGGCTCAGCAGGACGCTCTGGCCGTAGGTGTTCCGGCCGTACCGCTCGCGCGTCTCGGGCGTTTCGAGATCGAGCCGGAACGCCCGCTGGGTGTCCGGTGAAGTCAGGAGCGAGAAGGCCCGCTCCTGAAAGGTCGACATCGAGCCGGCCGAGGGATTCCGGAGGGCTTGATCGAGATGCTGCAGCAGCGAGGCCCGGTCGTTGAGGCGCCGGCCGGCGAGGTCCGCGCCGACCGTCAGCTCCGGGATGTCGAAGTCCGCAGCGTTCGGGTCGCGGAGGACGAAGAGGGGATCGAACCGCCGCCCCAGGAGGCCGCCGAAGAAGCCGGGCTGCGGCGGTCCGCCGGCACCTTCCTTGGTGATGAACGGGAGATGGACGAACGGCACGACCGGGGCTTCGGGGGGCCGCAGGTGGGCCATGACGCTGCCGGGGGCGGGGTTATCACCGGGGCGGGCTCCGCCGCCGATCTCGCCGCGATCGTGTCCCGTCAGGGCGCAGTAGACCGCTGCCGCGTGGGCGTTGTTGACGCTGTGATGGAGGGAGCGGATCAGCGTTGCCTGGTGCATCTGCCGGGCGAGGCGCGGCAGGAGTTCGCAGACCTGCAGGCCTGGCACGGAGGACTCGATCGGCTGGAACTCTCCCCGGACGTTCTCGGGGGCTTCCGGCTTCATGTCCCACATGTCGAGGTGGCTAGGGCCGCCGTTGAGCATGAGGATGATGCAGGCGTCGGCCCGGGGGGCGAGCGACCGCACGGCATCCGCATTCAGCAGGTCCGGCAGGGCGAGGCCGGCGACTCCGAGGGAGCCGATCTGCAACGCGGATCTTCGGTCGATTGGAAGCCGTGACATGGACACCCCGCGGAGCGATCGCATCAGCAGTCGCCGATATTACCCGGCATGGCCGGACGGCGAAAGGTGATTCCGTTGCTCGAACCGCGTCCTTGCCGGCGCGGCGATGCCTGCTCAAACCCATCGTGCCACGGCCACTGGGGTCAAGGGGGCCACGCCCCCTTGCCGCCGGAGGCACTCCTGTGAGGAACCGTGGGACACAACGGGCGTCCGCTTTGTGGGACAGGCTTTGAGAACTCACCGCTCACTCTGGAATCCCCGCGGGTTGGTGAGGGGGCATCCGACACGGTGTCCGCGCTAGGACACTCGCTCCTTCAGAGAGATCGAGACGAGACGGGCCTCCGGCGGGCA of Planctomyces sp. SH-PL14 contains these proteins:
- a CDS encoding amidohydrolase family protein, with the translated sequence MIDVNTALGFYPFRRLPDDTPDRLAERLRKHGVTEAWASSHEGLLHRDFGSLNARLAEECRRHGDGLFRPIGVVHPGQPDWEEEVRRCAEIHGMSGVRLFPAYHQYDFSLPAVARLFDLAVERNLFVQVLWRVEDERTEHPLLQPKKLDAAPLVELVAARPKLRLLLLNAQRDIRTETAGRLIQAGDVSFDIAGLEGAGGIERWIAQHPPERLLLGTYAPVFLAESAVLKLRESEIPGPIQEKIVRGNAERLRRGSAEAKS
- a CDS encoding amidohydrolase family protein; protein product: MSVIWDLHCHLSGIAGRTVDERMANLIRYADRMGVARLVLSMGTSFLQEPTPEQFRQQNDDVVQALSHWHHRAFGLAYINPHFLPESLAEIDRLVANGPMIGIKLWVARRCSDSSLDAIVTRCAELKALIFQHTWIKTTGNLAGESTPLDLAELARRHPRIPMILGHCGGTWELGIRAVRDLPNVSVETAGFDPTAGMVEMAVKELGAERVLYGSDAPGRSFASQIAKVAGANVTDPQKDLIYSRNLQRMLDPILRGKGGRP
- a CDS encoding DUF1501 domain-containing protein; translated protein: MQIGSLGVAGLALPDLLNADAVRSLAPRADACIILMLNGGPSHLDMWDMKPEAPENVRGEFQPIESSVPGLQVCELLPRLARQMHQATLIRSLHHSVNNAHAAAVYCALTGHDRGEIGGGARPGDNPAPGSVMAHLRPPEAPVVPFVHLPFITKEGAGGPPQPGFFGGLLGRRFDPLFVLRDPNAADFDIPELTVGADLAGRRLNDRASLLQHLDQALRNPSAGSMSTFQERAFSLLTSPDTQRAFRLDLETPETRERYGRNTYGQSVLLSRRLIEAGTRLVTVSWAPDANATWDTHGNNFAKLRDELLPQFDSACASLIEDLAERGRLDRTLVAVLGDFGRSPKVNAQAGRDHWNWCYSLMMVGGGFAKGLVYGASDAVGAYPARNAMTPGDLICTMYHALGIPHDTEIHDALKRPHRLVPTGEVVPDLLA